From the Desulfosporosinus sp. Sb-LF genome, the window ATCAAAATCACTCGAATAGTTTTCCTTACTAACATCGTAAACGATTACAACATCAAATTCTAAACCTTTGGCCACATAAGAAGGGATGACCAATACACCTTTTATAACTTCTCCGCCCTGTGGTTTAATTTGGGTAATTTGTACCGATGTTTTTAACCGAGAATACACTTTTTCTGCATCTTCCTGAGTTTTACATATTACAGCTATAGATTCATACCCTTGCGCTGTATACTTTGCAATTTCTTCTATGAGAGCCTTGTCCATGGACTCAAATGTTTCTTGGTAACAAACCAAGGGTTCTTCACCATGCCGTTCGATTGAATAATATTTTTTTTTGCCATCTTCACCTAGAAGTTTCCGAGTAAAGGCGTTTATTTCATATGTTGACCTATACCCTTTATTTAAAGACAGCTTAATCGTTTTTTGTTGATTGAGTATCTCAGAAATATCATCATAGACTGAACCATCTGTTGCTTTTTCAATCGTCTGATGAATGTCTCCCAAGACAGTATAAGACGCATTTTTGTACAAAAGTTTAAAAACCTCATATTGCAGGGGAAAATAATCCTGGGCTTCATCAATGACCACGTGTTTGATCTCAGAAAACATATCATTCCCTTCAATCTTTAACTTAAGATAAAGAAGTGGAGCATAATCCTCATAATGCATTTGCCTACTTCGAAAATTTTGTTGAGTTGATGAAACAATTTCTTCAATATTCTTTGGCAGTTTTAGTCCTTGCGACAATTTAACCAACAACCCAGGGTTATTGAAAAGCAGTTCGTACAACTGTCCATAATCAACGATCGAAAATTTCTGAATTCGTTCCCGAAAAGCTCTAGCTTGTTTAATGGCTAATAATCGACTGAATGACTTTATTTCAAGTTCATGCTCCTTATTTTTCTCTACGATCTTTTCCAATCGATCAAGCCTCTTTTTCTGTAATGGGCGAAACTTTTCCAAGAGTCTAGATTCAATTCTTTTGAGCTGTTTTGCCATCGGAATATCCATCTCATTGTTTAGAAAACGATGCTTTAGCTCTTGCCTTGTCGCAAGAATCGTTCCATTATAATATACATCGTCGAAGACAATTATTCGATGCGCATAATACCATAATAGTCGATCTAGAATTTGTTTAAACATCCTCGAACCTTTGAAATCAATGCTTTGACGCCTTTGGTCTCCTGCAGTCTTAGTTCGAGAAATTATCAACGTTTCGAGCTGCATATCCCGCGTTTCTTCTCCAAACCTGCCTTTAAACGCATCTAATACCAGATCATCGAAAATGCTTTGCCTCACGTTTTCTTCTCCGAGCTCGGGGAGAACATTAGAAATATAGTGGCTAAACACGCTGTTCGGAGAAACTATCATGACATCGTTCGACTGAAGCTTGGAATCAATGCCCTCATATAAGAGGAAAGCAATCCTATGCATTGCAATCGATGTTTTGCCACTACCCGCTACTCCTTGTACAATTACTAGCCCATGATCATTATCCCTAATAATTACATCTTGTTCCTTTTGAATAGTTTCTATAATATTTTTCATTTTAGCGGAAGTATTATGACTTAACAC encodes:
- a CDS encoding 3'-5' exonuclease, which produces MDIYHEDHQEEIEYLCKTIAFITEEVKGEGDDLAEKKSDLIAARKDMYENTIHVSSDFESLVDMNLYHSQINNQISDCNTNSQRIKKLKKMISSPYFGRFDFIEKGFSENEKIYIGLYNLMDRNTGQVYVYDWRAPVSSIFYRYELGEAMYDSPIGISRGDVSLKRQYQIRNSKLKSFFDCSIRITDDILQEVLSHNTSAKMKNIIETIQKEQDVIIRDNDHGLVIVQGVAGSGKTSIAMHRIAFLLYEGIDSKLQSNDVMIVSPNSVFSHYISNVLPELGEENVRQSIFDDLVLDAFKGRFGEETRDMQLETLIISRTKTAGDQRRQSIDFKGSRMFKQILDRLLWYYAHRIIVFDDVYYNGTILATRQELKHRFLNNEMDIPMAKQLKRIESRLLEKFRPLQKKRLDRLEKIVEKNKEHELEIKSFSRLLAIKQARAFRERIQKFSIVDYGQLYELLFNNPGLLVKLSQGLKLPKNIEEIVSSTQQNFRSRQMHYEDYAPLLYLKLKIEGNDMFSEIKHVVIDEAQDYFPLQYEVFKLLYKNASYTVLGDIHQTIEKATDGSVYDDISEILNQQKTIKLSLNKGYRSTYEINAFTRKLLGEDGKKKYYSIERHGEEPLVCYQETFESMDKALIEEIAKYTAQGYESIAVICKTQEDAEKVYSRLKTSVQITQIKPQGGEVIKGVLVIPSYVAKGLEFDVVIVYDVSKENYSSDFDKQLLYIACTRALHRLVIYYKGDKSSLI